A window of Actinomycetes bacterium genomic DNA:
ACCGGCGATCTCGTCCGGGCCGCCGCCGCAGGAGACCAGCGGGCCTGGGACGCGCTCGTCGAGCGGTTCACCGGGATGCTGTGGGCGGTGGCGCGGGCACACCGGCTGCGCGAGGCCGACGCCGCCGACGTCATCCAGACGACCTGGCTCAACCTCGTACAGAACCTCGGGAGGATCCGCGAGCCTGAGCACGTCGGCGCGTGGCTGGCGACCACCGCGCGCCGGGAGTGCCTGCGCACCCTCAGCCGCGACCACCGTCACGTGCTCACCGACGACGAGACCGGCCTGCAGGTCCGCGAGCCGCTGCTGCCCACGCCCGAGGACGACGTGCTCGCGGCCGAGCGTGTGGCCCTGCTGCGGGCCGCCCTCGAGGAGCTGCCGTCCCGCTGCCAGCGGCTGCTGCGCGTGCTCACCGCCGACCCGGTGCCGACCTACGAGCAGGTGAGCGCGGCCCTCGGCATGCCGGTCGGCAGCATCGGCCCGACCCGCGCACGCTGCCTGGAGCGGTTGCGGCACAGCACACGGCTCGCCGGCATCGTGCCCACCCCGGGCGCTTCCGTGCAGTGACCCGCTCGCGCCGCCAGGCCGGGTCCTGGTCCGGTGGCCCTGCTGCAGGACTTCCTTACGGCAGCCTGACGGCCGTGACGCTACCATCATGGGTGAAGGGGAGTACCCCAGCGTTCACGGCGCGTCGTCATCACGGCCTCGGCCCGGTGCGCCGGCCCTCCGGGGCGGGAGAGACCTTCGGCGCTGCAGCCGGCAGCCAGTTGAGCCGAAGGGACTAGTCGATGGACCGTCACACCACCTCCGCCACCACCGCGCGCCCGGGTCCAGGCCCAGGGCCGGGCTTCGGCATCGCCGGGTTCCGGGTCAGGGTCGGCTGGGGCGCCGCCGCCGTCACCGCGCTGATCGGCTGGTCGCTGGCGGCCGGCGTGCTCCCGGCTGCCTTCCCCGGGTACGCCGGCCCCGCCTACTGGGTCGCCGGCCTGGTCACCGGCGGGTTGTTCCTGGCCTCGGTGCTGGCTCACGAGCTCGGCCACGCGCTCGTGGCCAGGCAGGCCGGGCTGAAGGTGCAGGACATCACCCTGTGGATCTTCGGCGGGGTGGCCCGCATCCACGGCGATGCGCCCAACCCCAGCACGGCGCTGCGCATCGCCGCGGTCGGACCGCTCACCAGCCTCGTGCTCGCCTTCGGGTTCGGGCTGGCGTCAGCCGCCCTGCCCGTTGTCGGCCTGGGCGGGCTGCCCGCCGCGGTCGCGCTCTGGCTGGCCGGGATGAACGCCGTGCTGGCCGTGTTCAACCTGCTCCCGGGCGCCCCGCTCGACGGCGGGCGGATCCTGCGCGCCCTGCTGTGGCGCCGGCACGGCGATCCCGCGCGCGCCGCGGTGACCGCGGCCACCGCCGGGCGGGTCATCGGCCTCGGGCTGGTGGCGCTCGGAGTGGTCCAGCTGGCCCTCGGGAGCGCCAGCGGGATCTGGAACGCCCTGGTCGGCTGGTTCGTCTTCACCGCGGCGCGGGCCGAGGGCGGGCAGGCGGAGCTCGAGCGCGGGCTCGGGCACCTGCGGGCCAGCGACGTGATGCTCCCCGACCCGCCGCTGGGACCGGCCTGGTTCACGGTCGAGGCGTTCCTGGGCGGCCACGCCGTGCGCCACCGCCTGCGCGCGTTCCCGCTGCAGGACTTCGACGGTCGTCCGGCCGGGCTGGTCACCCTGGCCGCGTTGCTGCGGGTGCCGCCCGAGCTGCGGCCGGCGGTCCGCGTGGGCGCCGTAGCCACGCCGGCGGCCGCGGTGGTGACCAGCGGCCCGGGCGAGCCGGTGGTGGAGCTGCTCCGGCGCCTGGCCCAGCGCAGGCAGGGCGCCGCGCTGGTGGTGGGCGAAGACGGCCGCCTGGTCGGCGTCGTGTCCGCCGACGACCTGGCCCGGGCCGGGTCGACGGCCCGGGCCGGCGCATCGTTGCCAGACCCCGGGCCGGAACCGGTCGGGAGATGAGCCGTTGACCACGAGACCGGGTTCGACCATCGGCCGGGCCCTGGTCAAGGGCGCGAGGCTGGTGAGCGTCACCGTCGTCGGCTTCTCGCTGGTCATCGTGGGGATCGTGCTCCTGTTCCTGCCCGGCCCGGGCCTGCTCGTCATCATCGCAGGGCTCGCGCTGCTGGCCACCGAGTTCGCCTGGGCCCGCCGCCTGCTCGTGCTCGCCCGCGGGCAGGCCCGCCGGATGAGCGACCGGGTGCGCCGCCGGTAGCGGCGCGGCGACCCGGTGACCGCTGTGCCAGCGGATTCCCCCTGGTTTTGCCAGAGCATTCCCCCTGGCTCTGTCAGAGCATCCGCCTGGCTCTGCCAAACCTTCCCCCGTGGGTCTGGCAGAGCTTCCCCCGTGGGTCTGCCAGGCGTGCGCATCGGCTACCTGCTCGCCGACCCGTCCGTGGTCTGCCAGAGCTTCTCCGTGGGTCTGCCAGAGGATTTCCCCTGGCGCCCCCCGCGCCCGCGCCGGCTGTCCCCCGGTCGCGGTAGGGTTCAGGGTGCAAGGGTGGACCGAGGGGGTGCCCCGGGTGTCGGACTGCACGGCGGCCTCGAAGCAGTGCGTGCTCATCGGTGGCAGCCGTGGCTGACCCGCCCGGCCGGCCTGGGACGATGCCTGGCGGCTACCTGGCCGAGTTCGGCGAGCCGCCCGGCTACCTCGACTTCGCCCGGGTCGGCCCGCCCTCCCGCCGGGTGGTGGCCGCCCTGGCCGCGGCGGCCGGGCGGGTGCACGCGGCCCAGCCGGGGACCCTCGACCAGATGGACGCGGGCACGGCAGCGGCCAGGCAGCGGGCCGCGCGCCTGCTCGGGACCTGCCTGGACCAGGTGACCCTGATCCCGTCGACCAGCGCGGGACTGTTCGCCGCCGCGCTCGGCCTGCCCGCCGGCAACGTGGTGGTGCCGGCGGGCGAGTTCCCGGCCAACCGCTACCCATGGGTCCGGGCGGTCGCCGTCCGCGGCGGGGAGGTGCGCTGGCTCGCCGCCCCAGACGGGCGGGTCACCGCCGACCGGGTGGCCGAGCTGGTCGACCGGCAGACGACCGCCGTCGTGGTGAGCCAGGTCGACCACCAGACCGGCTTCCGGCCCAACCTCGACACGCTGCGCGAGGCGGCCGGCGATGCCCTCCTGGTCGTGGACGCGATCCAGGGACTCGGCGCGGTGCGGACCACCCTCGAGCCCGCCGACGTGCTCGTGTCCGGTGGGCAGAAGTGGCTGCGTGCAGGGTTCGGCAGCGCGCTGCTCGCCTGCTCGGCGCGGGCCCTCGACCGCCTCCAGCCGGTCCTGTCCGGCTGGACCGGCGTCGAGGACACGTTCGAGCTGGCCCACCCGACCCCCCAGCCGGCGCTCGCCGGGGCCGAGCGGTTCTCGCTCACGGTCTTCAACCCCTTCGCCGCCAGCGCCTTGGCGGCCGCGCTGGAGCTGGTCGAAGAGACCGGCATCGCCGCGATCGAGGCGGCCATCGCCCACCGCGTCCGCGCCCTGGAGCTGGCGGTCCGCTGGGCCGGTGCCGAGGTGCTGGCGCCCTGGCGGACGCCTGCGGAGCGGGCTGGCATCCTGTCGTTCCGGGTCCCCGGGTGGGACCCGGCCGAGCTGGTCGCCCGGCTCGCCGCAGCTGGCCTGGTGGTCTCCGAACGGGGCGGGTGGGTGCGCCTGGCCCCGCACGCCACCACCCCGGTCGAGGTCGCCGACTGGCTCGCCGACGCCGTCGCCCCCTCCCCCAGCG
This region includes:
- a CDS encoding site-2 protease family protein, with amino-acid sequence MDRHTTSATTARPGPGPGPGFGIAGFRVRVGWGAAAVTALIGWSLAAGVLPAAFPGYAGPAYWVAGLVTGGLFLASVLAHELGHALVARQAGLKVQDITLWIFGGVARIHGDAPNPSTALRIAAVGPLTSLVLAFGFGLASAALPVVGLGGLPAAVALWLAGMNAVLAVFNLLPGAPLDGGRILRALLWRRHGDPARAAVTAATAGRVIGLGLVALGVVQLALGSASGIWNALVGWFVFTAARAEGGQAELERGLGHLRASDVMLPDPPLGPAWFTVEAFLGGHAVRHRLRAFPLQDFDGRPAGLVTLAALLRVPPELRPAVRVGAVATPAAAVVTSGPGEPVVELLRRLAQRRQGAALVVGEDGRLVGVVSADDLARAGSTARAGASLPDPGPEPVGR
- a CDS encoding PGPGW domain-containing protein → MTTRPGSTIGRALVKGARLVSVTVVGFSLVIVGIVLLFLPGPGLLVIIAGLALLATEFAWARRLLVLARGQARRMSDRVRRR
- a CDS encoding aminotransferase class V-fold PLP-dependent enzyme; its protein translation is MAAVADPPGRPGTMPGGYLAEFGEPPGYLDFARVGPPSRRVVAALAAAAGRVHAAQPGTLDQMDAGTAAARQRAARLLGTCLDQVTLIPSTSAGLFAAALGLPAGNVVVPAGEFPANRYPWVRAVAVRGGEVRWLAAPDGRVTADRVAELVDRQTTAVVVSQVDHQTGFRPNLDTLREAAGDALLVVDAIQGLGAVRTTLEPADVLVSGGQKWLRAGFGSALLACSARALDRLQPVLSGWTGVEDTFELAHPTPQPALAGAERFSLTVFNPFAASALAAALELVEETGIAAIEAAIAHRVRALELAVRWAGAEVLAPWRTPAERAGILSFRVPGWDPAELVARLAAAGLVVSERGGWVRLAPHATTPVEVADWLADAVAPSPSAG
- a CDS encoding sigma-70 family RNA polymerase sigma factor encodes the protein MEETGDLVRAAAAGDQRAWDALVERFTGMLWAVARAHRLREADAADVIQTTWLNLVQNLGRIREPEHVGAWLATTARRECLRTLSRDHRHVLTDDETGLQVREPLLPTPEDDVLAAERVALLRAALEELPSRCQRLLRVLTADPVPTYEQVSAALGMPVGSIGPTRARCLERLRHSTRLAGIVPTPGASVQ